ACGCGGTGCCAGGTATCGCGTCGCGCGTCGGCGATGACGGCGAAGTCGCGGGCGTTTTCGGTGCGCGCGAGCGCGCGGGCGACGAGTTCGAGGCTGCAATACGAATACACGGGACGCGGGCGGAGCACGTTCCATGAGCGGATGGCGACAGCCGCGGTGCGGATGCCGAGCACGGAGCCGGGACCGTCGCAAAACACAAAGGCCTCCACGTCGTCGAGCCGCTGCCGCGCACGGGCGAGAAGTTTTTCCACCCCGGCGAAAATCGCGGCGCCCGCCTCGGCGTCGCCGGTTTCCCAGCGCGCTCCGCCGCGCCGGGAAAGCAGGCCGGTTTGCACGCGCACGGAGGCGGCGTCGATCACGAGGAGCACTTGGTGCGCGTCGAGCAGGGCGTCCAGCGAGAGCGGTTGAAGGACGGGGGCGGGCCCGGATTGTGACTGCGGCGCGGACATGGTTGATGGCGTGACGACAAAGGCAGGAGTGTGATGCCGGATGCGGCCGGTTGGCAAGCGGCGGTCTGTCCGCAGGGCAAGAAAAAGTTCCACGGCGTCCGGGAGGGACGGCGCGCTGCCAGTAATTTGTATAACAGGAATCACATTTGCAATCTTTCGGGCATGCGTTTTTTTAGCCGGCGATGAAAGTATTTGCCCTGTTCCTGCGCCGCCCCGCGTTTCTCGCGTGCATTTTGGCGGGAGTTTTTAGTTTCGGCCCAGGCCTCGCCGCCCAGCCGACCGCCGCCTGCAAGCCAGCGACGCGCGACGCCGCCAAGGTGCTCACCATCGGCAACAGTTTCGCGGATAACGCGACTTCGTTCCTGCCGCAGATCGTCGAATCCACCGGGCGCAAGCTCGTGCTTTTTCGCGCCAACCTGGGCGGCTGTTCTCTTGAGCGTCATGCGCGCCACCTGAACGCTGCGCTCGCAAACCCGGACGACCCCGAGGGCAGTCCTTATCGCAACAACCCCGGCGTGCTCGGCATCACCGGCAAGGACAAGGTCAGCCTGCCCGAGGCGCTCGCCGCCGTGGACTGGGATTTCGTCACGATTCAGGAATGGAGCCAGCGCAGCTACAAACCGGAGTATCAGGAGCCCTACGCGAAGCAAATCATCGACGCGGTCCGCAAACTCGCGCCCAAGGCCGAGATCGTCATTCACCAGACCTGGGCCTACCGCGAGGATCATCCCTTTTTTCAAAAAGACGACGGCTTCACCCAGCAGAAAATGTATGACGGCCTGCGCGCGGCCTACAAGGAGCTCTCCGCCCGCTACGGGTTGCGCATCCTGCCCTCGGGCGACGCGATGCAGGCGGCGCGCGGCACGCCGCGCTGGCAGTATCGGCCCGATCCGGATTTCGACTTCAAAAACCCGCCCGCGGGCCGGGTCCCCGACCAGAAAGGCAGCCTCAATGTCGGCTGGCGCTGGACGAAAGACAAGAAGGGCAAGCAGGTGTTCGGCCTCGATGCCATCCATGCCAACGCCGCGGGGCGATACCTGACGGGCTGCGTGTTTTTCGAGGGCTTCTACGGGGTCGATTGCTCGGGCGTGACCTTCGTGCCGGATGACTTGACCAAGGATGACGCCACCGACCTCCGCCGCATCGCGCATTCCGTGTCGCTCGGAAAATGCAAATCGACGTGCGTCCCTGCTGACGGAAAACATGCGCCGTCCAATGCGAACAACAACAACAAACCATGCAAATCCGGAACGGTGGCCGGGCCCGCGTGCTGCAATGCAAATTAGCGCAGTTCAAGAGCGTCTATCAAAAGGAAAAATTGAGAAAGTCTGTTTTAACACAGAGGACACGGAGCGCGGCCCACAGAGGTCACAGAGGCCAAACTGGAAAAAGATATCTCCCCTCTCTGTGCCCTCCGTGTCAGAGCTCTGTGTTCTCTGTGTTAAAACAGACTTCATACTATTTCCCAGTCATTTATAGACATATCAAGGAAGGGCGAAGCCTCCGGCTGGGCCGCGGCTCGGCGGGGACGCCTCGCCCTACCTGAAATATAAATTCTGTTCGGAGATGGTATCATTTGCCTCTTCGCGTCTTTGCGCCGGTTATTTTGTTAGACGCTCTAATAATGTCGCAGCCGGATGAAAGATATCCGTTGGCGCCGGCGATGTAACCCATTGGGTTATATTGCATCGGCTGCGGTTCTAGTTAAAGGCCCGGGTGGGCAGTATTGAAAGAGGCGGATTATTGGCCCGCGTCGGACTGGCGGAGCAGTTCCAATTGCTCCAGGCCGAGCGCGGTGTTGTAGATGCGGAAGTTGTCTATTTTCCCGTCGAGCCCGCGATTTTTTCCGGAGGTGTTGCCGAGGATGAGCGGCTTGCCGGTGGCGGGGGCCATTTTGCCTTTATAGGAACGGGCGCCAGCGACGGTCACCTTTTCATCGGTGTTGCCGGCGTAGAAGCGCACCATCGAGCCGTCCCAGGTCACGGCGAGGAACACCCATTTGTTTTTGGCACCCGTTATATTAAACCCCCGCCCTTTGTCGCAGTAGTCGGAGACGAGGGTGGCGCGGGTCTTGCCGTCGCCGATGCCGAGTTCGACAGCCGTCTTGCCGTTCATTTTTTTCGGGGCGTAAGTGCGCAGGACAAAACCGTTGGTCTGCTTCGTGGCGCTGTCGGTTTTGCCAAAGAGACGCACGGCGCTGTCGAGCGGCTGTTCCGAGGTGAACCACATCGCGACGGTGAACGCCTCGAGCGAATCGAGCGCGGCAAGGCTGCCGGCGGTTTCGAGGCGGGAGTTGTTGGCCGGAGTGCCCGCGCCGGCGGTGGTGTTGGCGGTCGCGTCCCAGGCGCGGTCCGCTTTTTTGCCGGAAACACCGGAGCCCGCGTCGCCGGCCTTCTGCTTGTCGCCCTTGCCCGCGATGGCGTCCTTGGCGGAGCCTTGGCTCGGATAGCTCTTCGCGCTGGCTTCGTTGAAGTCGTAATGCAGGACCGGAGTTTGGGCGGAGATGAGCCCGGCAGCGAAGGAGGCGGCGATGCAGACGAGGAGACGGAGGCATTTAGTCATTTTGGACAGAAGGGTAGGAGGTTGCGGTTGAGCGCACGACAAAGGGCTGCCGTGCCCGGGAATTAAAGAAATATGAAGCAGCAAAAACGGTTTAGCAAGAACGAAGTTTGCCTTTGGCGCTCTGCGCGGGGTCCATGCCAAAGGGATGCAGGCGTGCTGTGTGCTCCCACGCAGGCAGAAAATGCGCCTGCGACTTTCCGGACGAGTGATAAAAGTTGACTTTGGCTAAATCATTTTAGCAGGCTTTCCGGCGCCGTTTTCCCTGCTTTCTTTCACCCTCCAATCGAATTGCCCTCATTTTTTACCATGTCCGCGCCCGCCTTGTTACGATTCATTTTCGCCGCGTTTCCCGCTTTCTGCCTGCCGTTGTTTTCGGCGGCGCATGCAGGCGGCGACGCCTCCGCACCCGCCGACACGCTCCCATTAAAATCCGCCGCTCCGCATGGACTCGGTCCGCTCACGCTGCCCATGCTTGGATTCGATTTGCTCGGCGCGGTGGATGTGGATGGCTCAGGTCACGCGGATCTGTTTCTCGGCCATCGCACCTCGCGCGGCGGCGTGTGGCTCTGCAAGTGGCTCGAAACATCGCCCGACGGCGCGCCGGTGTTCGCGCCGCCCGCGCCCGTGAAAAGCCCGCTGCGCGAACGCGGCGCGGTGTTTCGGGTGGCGGACGGCGGGATTCATGCGTTGTGGGTGGCGAAAGGCGATCTCGTGCACACCGCGTTTGACCGGAAACGCATGGCGTTTGTCGAAAGAGACCGGCTGCCGCTCGCGGGGTTCAGGCTTCCGAAAACACCGCAGAGCATCGGCGTGCGGCCGAACGCCGACGGCAGCCTCGATCTCGTTTTTGAAATCGCCGACGACACCAAGGGGCGCTCCGGCGATAATCGCGCCGCCGACTGGAATCCCTACGGACCGGACGGCGTGTGGACCGGCGGATTTTCGTATCGCCATCTCTGGAGCGCGCGGCTGCCGGGATTGCTGGAGCCGCCCGCCTCGCCTGCGCGACAGGCGTCGGCCACGCAGCGCGAGGTGTATTTCACGATGCGCAGCCTCACTCCGGTCAACCTGGGCCCGGGCCATGCGCGCGGTTTCATGAGCGGTTCGCGCCAGGGCAACCTCTACTATTTCCCGCCAGCCTCATCCGCGCCGGACGCCCCGGCAAACGCCGCCCCCGTCTTCGCCCCGTCGCTTCCCGCCGCCGGGCCGGACGGCGTGGCGCTGCGCCACCCGAGCATCCAGCCGGGCGTCATCGCGTATCCGAATCCTGATACGAAGTGCGACGGGCTGCTCGCGGCGGGGGAGGGCGGCATCTGGCATTATGAGTTCGCCGGGCATTTCACCGATGACGGCGCGCCGGTCTTCGCTCGTCCCGCGCCCGTGCTCCAGCGCGACGCCGACCTCTTCGCGGGCGCGCTGCCCACGCCGACCGTCATCGACTGGGATGGCGACGGAGTGCTCGACATCGTCGCGGGCAACTCCGAGGGCTTTGTGCTCTTTTTCAAAAACACCGGCGCCGACGCCGCGCCCGCGTTTCTTCCCGGCGAGCGGTTGCGCGCCGGCGGACGCGACATCCACGTGCAGGCCGGCTACTCCGGCAGCGTGCAGGGAGTGCAGGAGGCGC
This genomic stretch from Termitidicoccus mucosus harbors:
- a CDS encoding DUF4886 domain-containing protein — translated: MKVFALFLRRPAFLACILAGVFSFGPGLAAQPTAACKPATRDAAKVLTIGNSFADNATSFLPQIVESTGRKLVLFRANLGGCSLERHARHLNAALANPDDPEGSPYRNNPGVLGITGKDKVSLPEALAAVDWDFVTIQEWSQRSYKPEYQEPYAKQIIDAVRKLAPKAEIVIHQTWAYREDHPFFQKDDGFTQQKMYDGLRAAYKELSARYGLRILPSGDAMQAARGTPRWQYRPDPDFDFKNPPAGRVPDQKGSLNVGWRWTKDKKGKQVFGLDAIHANAAGRYLTGCVFFEGFYGVDCSGVTFVPDDLTKDDATDLRRIAHSVSLGKCKSTCVPADGKHAPSNANNNNKPCKSGTVAGPACCNAN
- a CDS encoding LamG domain-containing protein; its protein translation is MTKCLRLLVCIAASFAAGLISAQTPVLHYDFNEASAKSYPSQGSAKDAIAGKGDKQKAGDAGSGVSGKKADRAWDATANTTAGAGTPANNSRLETAGSLAALDSLEAFTVAMWFTSEQPLDSAVRLFGKTDSATKQTNGFVLRTYAPKKMNGKTAVELGIGDGKTRATLVSDYCDKGRGFNITGAKNKWVFLAVTWDGSMVRFYAGNTDEKVTVAGARSYKGKMAPATGKPLILGNTSGKNRGLDGKIDNFRIYNTALGLEQLELLRQSDAGQ